A region from the Alnus glutinosa chromosome 5, dhAlnGlut1.1, whole genome shotgun sequence genome encodes:
- the LOC133867842 gene encoding receptor-like protein kinase FERONIA: MWNRSKTRLWITLLPRFTPLYLTFLLYHLSSTVAGGSPSPYTPVEMILVNCGSSGKSTSLDGRIWIGDVDSKFTPIEHSQHQTSLTDSAAQRPPSAAQIPYTSARLSLSAFTYIIPVITAGQKCIRLYFNPDSYPKFDSSIARFSVKAGGFTLLRNFSPSLKADTLLREYFISIEEDQMLNITFNPSVSDSHAFINGIEILSMPPNLYQFAKQSSSSSDEQNAIINNIDDNTAMEMVYRVNVGGRSISPSEDTGMFRGWSQDDEYLSEYQQLLVPANPTIELKFTKIPAYTAPKEVYQTARYMGGRGTINKMYNLTWGFPVDSGFIYNVRLHFCEFQPKIIQVGDRVFLIFIANKIVEEAADVIEWSGGNGVPVYRDYTVYMFYKEGEKKTTLNLALGVNPQDWKTGYSDAILNGIEIFKVNTLNGIPSSNPVPLTPPTPPTKSKNSTTIIGAAVVGGVFGFFVLSILGFLIFRRRKRVKESSSTNKSSKTKTRRSSLPSDQCRHFSLAKIKEASNNFDEALIIGVGGFGKVYKGYINIDGRANPVAIKRLTPGSQQGAHEFETEIEMLSQLRHRHLVSLIGYCNDGNEMILVYDFMAHGTLRDHLYNTTTDNPPLRWKQRLEICIDAARGLNYLHTGANQMIIHRDVKTTNILLDEKWVAKVSDFGLSKIGKPEAHVSTVVKGTFGYLDPEYYRRQQLSQKSDVYSFGVVLCEVLSARPPIIRTAETTQVVVLAEWAPDCYRNGEVDQIIDPSLKGEIADECLKTFAEIVVRCLHDNGINRPSMNDVVRDLELALKLQESVDKDARLKEEALLPNDMCSSCTICGQDFSEIVNLQGR, encoded by the coding sequence ATGTGGAACCGAAGCAAAACGCGTCTCTGGATCACCCTCTTACCACGTTTTACACCTCTCTACCTAACCTTCTTGCTATACCACCTGAGTAGCACCGTTGCTGGTGGCTCGCCGTCTCCTTACACACCGGTCGAGATGATTCTCGTAAACTGTGGTTCCTCTGGCAAATCAACTTCTCTAGACGGGCGAATCTGGATTGGAGACGTGGATTCAAAATTCACCCCCATTGAACACTCTCAACACCAGACATCTTTGACAGACAGCGCAGCTCAACGCCCCCCCTCTGCTGCCCAAATACCCTATACCTCtgcccggctctctctctccgcATTCACTTACATTATCCCGGTGATCACTGCCGGCCAAAAATGCATTCGACTATACTTCAACCCGGATTCGTACCCCAAATTTGATAGCTCTATAGCCCGATTCTCTGTCAAAGCGGGAGGTTTTACTCTTCTTAGAAATTTCAGCCCTTCACTTAAGGCGGATACCTTACTGAGAGAATACTTTATCAGCATCGAGGAAGATCAGATGTTGAACATAACCTTCAATCCGAGCGTTTCTGATTCACACGCTTTTATCAACGGAATTGAAATCTTGTCGATGCCTCCAAATCTCTATCAGTTTGCCAAGCAAAGTTCTTCTTCAAGTGACGAGCAGAACGCGATCATCAACAACATCGATGACAACACTGCTATGGAGATGGTATACAGAGTCAATGTTGGAGGCCGCTCCATCTCACCCTCTGAAGACACTGGCATGTTCCGGGGGTGGAGTCAGGACGACGAGTACTTGTCAGAATATCAACAACTTCTTGTGCCTGCTAACCCTACTATTGAACTTAAATTTACCAAGATACCTGCGTACACTGCACCAAAAGAAGTCTATCAGACTGCTCGTTATATGGGGGGCAGAGGAACTATCAACAAGATGTACAATCTCACCTGGGGATTCCCTGTGGATTCTGGGTTTATTTATAACGTTAGGCTACACTTCTGCGAGTTTCAACCAAAGATTATTCAGGTAGGGGACAGAGTGTTCTTAATTTTCATAGCAAATAAAATCGTAGAGGAAGCAGCCGACGTGATAGAATGGAGTGGTGGAAATGGTGTTCCAGTGTATAGAGACTACACCGTTTACATGTTTTACAAAGAAGGCGAGAAGAAAACGACCCTCAATCTGGCATTAGGAGTAAATCCACAAGACTGGAAGACTGGGTACAGTGATGCAATCTTGAACGGTATCGAAATCTTTAAAGTAAACACCCTTAATGGCATACCCAGTTCCAACCCAGTTCCGTTGACCCCTCCAACACCGCCGACGAAGTCCAAGAATAGCACTACAATAATAGGTGCCGCCGTTGTTGGTGGAGTTTTCGGCTTTTTTGTGCTATCCATTCTCGGATTCTTGATTTTCCGGCGGCGCAAGAGAGTGAAGGAGTCCAGCTCTACGAACAAGTCATCAAAGACCAAGACCCGCAGGTCATCTCTGCCGTCTGATCAGTGTCGTCACTTTTCATTGGCTAAGATTAAAGAAGCTAGCAACAACTTTGACGAAGCTCTCATAATTGGTGTTGGGGGGTTTGGTAAGGTGTACAAAGGGTACATCAACATTGACGGTAGGGCCAACCCAGTTGCGATCAAGCGGCTGACACCCGGTTCTCAACAAGGGGCCCACGAGTTCGAGACAGAGATCGAGATGCTCTCCCAACTTCGCCACCGCCATCTCGTTTCTCTGATCGGATATTGTAACGATGGCAATGAGATGATACTCGTCTATGATTTTATGGCCCATGGGACCCTCCGTGATCATCTCTACAACACCACCACTGATAATCCTCCTCTTCGCTGGAAGCAACGGCTGGAGATCTGTATCGATGCAGCACGTGGGTTGAACTACCTTCATACGGGCGCGAACCAAATGATCATTCATCGTGACGTGAAGACAACAAATATCTTATTGGATGAGAAATGGGTGGCAAAGGTGTCTGATTTCGGATTGTCCAAAATCGGAAAGCCCGAAGCCCACGTCAGCACAGTGGTCAAGGGTACTTTTGGGTATTTAGACCCGGAGTATTACCGGCGTCAACAATTGTCTCAGAAGTCTGACGTGTACTCGTTCGGTGTAGTTTTGTGCGAAGTATTGTCTGCAAGGCCACCCATAATTCGAACTGCAGAGACGACGCAAGTGGTGGTCCTAGCGGAGTGGGCTCCGGATTGCTATCGCAATGGAGAGGTTGATCAGATCATTGATCCATCATTGAAGGGTGAAATAGCAGACGAGTGTTTGAAGACATTTGCTGAGATTGTGGTGCGTTGTTTGCATGACAACGGAATCAACCGGCCATCGATGAATGATGTGGTGCGGGACCTTGAGCTCGCATTGAAGCTACAGGAGAGTGTGGACAAAGATGCCAGGCTCAAGGAGGAAGCTCTCTTGCCCAATGACATGTGTAGTAGTTGTACAATCTGTGGACAAGATTTCTCTGAGATTGTGAATCTTCAAGGTCGGTGA